A region of the Cytobacillus sp. IB215665 genome:
TAGAAGGTGCAAAAAATGCCGTTTTACCTGTAATCGCTGCATCTTTATTAGCGAGTGAAGGAAAAAGTATAATAAGTGATGTACCTGAGCTCTCCGATGTATACACGGTGAATGAAGTGTTACGTTATTTAAATGCTGACGTAACATTTAATAATAATCAAATTATAGTTGATGCATCTAGAGAGTTAACGATAGAAGCACCATTTGAATATGTTCGAAAAATGAGGGCTTCTGTATTAGTAATGGGATCGTTATTAGCGAGAAACGGTCAAGCGAAAATTGCTTTACCAGGTGGTTGTGCAATTGGATCAAGACCAATTGATCAACATTTAAAAGGCTTCGAAGCGATGGGAGCAACTGTAAAGGTTGGTAATGGATATATTGATGCAAAGGTAGATGGAAAACTACAAGGTGCAAAAATATACCTAGATTTCCCTAGTGTAGGTGCTACAGAAAATATTTTGATGGCAGCTACGTTAGCTGAAGGAACAACGATTATAGAGAATTGTGCAAAAGAACCAGAAATTGTTGATTTAGCAAACTTTTTAAATAAAATGGGTGCAAAAGTACGTGGTGCTGGAACTGGTACGATTCGTGTCGAAGGTGTAAAAACGTTATATGGAACAACACATCAAGTGATTCCAGATAGAATTGAAGCGGGTACTTTTATGGTAGCAGCTGCAATTACTGGCGGTGATGTATACGTACAAGGAGCAGTACCGGAACATTTAAGCTCATTAATAGCAAAGATGGAAGAAATGGGCGTAACGATTACTGAGGAGCATGATGGCATACGAGTAGTTGGTCCTCAAACGTTAAAAGCTGTAGATCTAAAAACGATGCCTCATCCCGGATTTCCAACAGATATGCAGTCACAGATGATGTCATTACTGTTATGTGCAGAAGGCACTAGTATGATCACTGAAACTGTTTTTGAAAACCGTTTTATGCATGTAGAGGAATTTCGTCGGATGAATGGTAATATTAAGATTGAAGGACGTTCAGTTATTATTAACGGTCGTTCTGATTTACAAGGGGCAGAAGTAGCTGCTACAGATCTTCGTGCAGCAGCGGCTCTCATTTTAGCTGGATTAGCTGCTAAAGGGCATACAAGGGTTACTGAGCTTAAACACTTAGATCGTGGCTATGTAAGCTTTCATGAGAAATTAACAGGCCTTGGAGCTGATATTGAACGTGTAACAGTTCAAACAGACCAATTCACAGCAGAATATAACCAACAAGCAACTTAACAACATAAAGGGGCCTGACCTCCACCGCTATACAAGATTAAAGCGGTGGAGATCAGGCCTCTTTGCTTTAAACTTACGTTTCCTAGGGCCTCAATAACTCCAAAGTAATTTCTTAAAAAAAATAATATTTATAAATACCGTAATATTAATGCATTAAAAAATACCAGGAAATTTTCTAACGTTAATTAACCCTCGCTTTCTTCATTCAATTTAGAACTTTGAAAGAAACAAAGCAATCACTCATATCCCTTTTACTTCATTCAATATATATTGAACTCTAACTTACTTATATGTATGAAATTAATTCCATAACAAAATTTTTTATTCTTGGAAATTTTTTTTGAAAAACATGCTTGTAATACCTCCAAAAAAATAATATGATAGTTCTTCAAGGCTAAATTTGTCAAAATTGTGACAAATACCGTAAATAAAGAATAAATAGACAACAATTTTGGGGGGAATTACACAATGATTTATTCAAATCCAAACAATGAAAGCGCTTTAGTGAATTTTAAAGCACAATATCAAAATTTCATCGGAGGGGAATGGGTTGCTCCAGTTAAAGGTCAATACCTAGACGTAATCTCTCCAGTAACCGGAAAGATATTTACAGCTGTTCCACGTTCTTCATCAGAAGATGTTGAATTAGCACTTGATGCCGCTCACGCTGCAAAAGACGCTTGGGGTAAAACATCTGTTGCTGAACGTGCTGTTATTTTAAATAAAGTTGCTGATCGAATTGAAGAAAACTTAGAAATGTTAGCTGTAGCCGAAACTTGGGATAATGGTAAAGCGGTTCGTGAAACATTAAATGCTGACCTTCCTTTAGTTATTGATCACTTCCGTTATTTTGCTGGCGTTATTCGTGCACAAGAAGGCGGTATTAGTGAACTTAACGAAGATACAGTTGCATATCACTTCCATGAGCCAATTGGTGTAGTTGGTCAAATTATTCCTTGGAACTTTCCGCTTCTAATGGCGTCTTGGAAAATAGCACCTGCACTTGCAGCTGGAAACACTATCGTGCTAAAACCAGCAGAGCAAACACCAGCTTCTATTTGTGTGTTACTTGAACTAATTCAAGATATACTACCAAAAGGTGTATTAAACGTTGTCCAAGGTACTGGTTTAGAAGTAGGAAAGCCACTAGCAACAAATCCACGTATTGCTAAAATTGCTTTCACTGGTTCAACAGCAGTAGGACGTTCTATAATGCAATACGCAACAGAGAATATTATTCCTGTAACATTAGAGCTAGGTGGTAAATCACCTAATATCTTCTTCGCTGATGTAATGGATGCAGATGATGATTATTTAGACAAAACAATTGAAGGTTTTGTATTATTCGCTTTAAACCAAGGTGAAGTTTGTACTTGTCCTTCGCGTGCATTAATTCATGAATCTATTTATGATAAATTTATGGAGCGAGCTTTAGAACGTGTTAAAGCTATCAAAGTAGGTAATCCACTAGATACTGAAACAATGATGGGTGCACAAGCTTCTCAACAACAGTTAGATAAAATCCTTTCTTACCTTGAGATTGGTAATAAAGAAGGTGCAGAACTCTTAATTGGTGGTCACCAAAACAAATTTGAAGGCGATCTTAAAGAAGGTTACTATGTAGAACCAACTGTGTTTAAAGGTCATAACAAAATGCGCATCTTCCAAGAAGAAATTTTTGGCCCTGTGTTATCAGTAACAACGTTCAAAGATTTTGATGAAGCAATTGAAATTGCTAACGATACATTATACGGCCTTGGTGCGGGTGTTTGGTCTCGTAACGGTGAAACTGCTTATCGTGCAGGTCGTGCAATTGAAGCGGGGCGTGTTTGGACAAATACATATCACCAATATCCAGCTCACGCTGCTTTCGGTGGTTACAAGCAATCAGGTATTGGACGCGAAAATCACTTGATGATGTTAAATCACTATCAACAAACAAAAAATATTTTAGTTGGTTATAACAAAGGTTCAATGGGCTTTTTCTAAAATGGAAAAAGTTATTGCAACTGAACCTGCTAAAGCATTAATTAAACAATTACAAGAACAACACGGTAAACTTATATTTGTTCATTCAGAAGGTTGTTGTGATGGAACTTCGCCAATTTGTATGAAATCGGATGATTTTTATCTCGGGAGCAGAGATATACAAGTAGGTGAAATATTAGGTGTTCCCTATTATATGCATAGGTCCAACTTCTCTTATTGGGAACATTTACAAATAGTAATTGATGTGATTGATGGTATTGGTAATTCATTTTCTTTAGAAAGTATAGAAAATAAAACATTTATTATCCGTGCAAGCCAAACGGCCACTTAACAGTAAATATACTTTTTTTCTTAATCAAGTAACTAAAACCCATTCGCTATATTAGTAGTTAAAGCGAATGGGTTTTAATATTTTCGAAAAAAAGCTGTTTTCCAGAGATAAGCTACAGTAGTTAGGTCTCACATTCTTATCATAAAAGGTTGTCCACCTCCATAAGCATATATAGAAGTGTGGTTTTGAGAATCTTATGAACTACACAAAAAATCTATTTGGAGGCTTGAAGCGATGAAACAAGTAAAACCACTAGTTATACTAATTTCTGTACTATTTGCCATGATTATTGTAATCCCCTCATTGTTAGTTTTCCCTTTCTCAGCTAAGGAAGGTGGGAAACTCATTGAAGAATCGAAGCCGGAATCCTCTCCCAACTTAACTACGAACACATTAAATTCCGAAGTGGAAGTGGCTGTCTATCGTAGTCAAGCTAAAACGATCGAGCATGTCCCTCTTGAAGAATATGTTGTTGGAGTTCTAGCATCAGAAATGCCTGCAGATTTTGAACTAGAGGCTTTAAAAGCACAGAGTTTAAGTGCGAGAACTTATATAGTTAAAAAGATGATAGGTGGGCAAGCGGTTGGAGTACCAGAGGGTGCCGATGTTACAGATATGGTACTTCATCAAGTATATAAAAGCAAAGATGAGTTGAAGAAATTATGGGGTGTAGATTATGAACGGAAGATGGAAAAGTTTCAAGAGGCTGTACGTTCAACTGCCGGCCAAATATTAACTTATGATAGTACCCCAATAGAAGCATCCTTTTTCTCAACGAGTAATGGGTATACAGAAAACTCGGAGGATTATTGGGAAAATCCATTTCCCTATTTAACAAGTGTAGCAAGTCCTTGGGATGAAGCTTCTCCAAAATTTCATAATCAAGTAACGATGACGGTGGCTGAGTTTGAACAGAAACTTAACATAAAATTACCGAGCGATGGTACAGTAGGAAAAATTATTGCAAGAACTCCTGGTAAACGTGTTGATACCGTAGAAATAAGTGGTAAAACGTTTAAAGGGAGAGAGGTTCGTGATCAATTAGGGTTATCTTCATCAGATTTCACATGGGTACGTAAAAATGATCAAATTGTCATCTCAACAAAAGGCTATGGGCATGGTGTTGGTATGAGTCAATATGGCGCAAACGGAATGGCTGAAGAAGGGAAAACTTATCAGGAAATTCTTACACACTACTACAAAGGAACACAAATTAGTGATGCAACGCCTTATTTAACTAATTTTATCGTAAAAAATTAGTTATTTAATCCTGAACAATTACTAAACGAGAGTGCGTAAAATCAGATAAGACAGCTTTCTTGCATAAAAAAAGCCCAATTTAGGGCTTTTTTTAATTATTATGGATAATTTTTTACTTAATGGGGATATTAAAACAAAAAAAAATAAAAAGATTGTATAAAAATATGAAAATGTGCCCAAAATGGTTGCTGAGGTGATGAATTCATGAGAGAAGAAAAGAAATTCTCAAAAGTGAAACGATTTTTTAAACGTCGTTGGGTTCTTCCAGCAATTTATATTGCTAGTGCAGCAATCATTCTAACAGCTATCCTTTGGTATCAAAACAGCAAAAATGTTGCAGATTCTGATCAATATGATCTTGATAATGTATCATTGCAATCCGATTACTTTGTGGATGATGATTCTGTACCAGTAACTCAATCGCTTGAAAGTTTTATGTATCCAGTGACGAATGTTGAAGAAATGGAAATTCAAAAGCAATTTTATGATGCCGATGCATCTGACGCAGATCAAGAAGCAGCGCTGTTATACTACGACAATCAATATATTCCAAACAAGGGTATTGATATTGTAACGAAGGATAATAGTGTCTTTGATGTAGTTGCTTCTGCTAGTGGAACTGTTACAAGAACTAGCGTTGATTCAACGCTTGGTAATGTTGTAGAGATTGATCATGGAAATGGGATTGTAACTGTATATCAATCACTTGCTGATATCCAAGTCCAAGAAAATGATATGGTGGAACAAGGGCAAGTTATTGCACAGTCTGGTAGAAGTCTCTTAAATAGTGAGGCAGAAAATCACGTGCATTTTGAGATCCGTAAAAATGACGAAGCCATTAATCCAATTAGTTTAATTGGAAGTCCAATCACTTCATTGTTAGATGAAGATGAAAATATGGATCTAGAGGCTTCTGAAGGAAAGAAAGAAGAAACATTGCCTGAAGAAGAGCAGGAAGAAGCTGAAGAAGAAGTAGAGGAAGAAGAAGAGGAAGCACCAGCTGAAGAAAAAGAAAAAGAAGAGGAAGCTCCTGCTGAAGAAGAAAAGCCAGGAAAAGAAAAAGAAGATAAAGATTCATAATCATTTGCTTTAGTTTAAAGTGAATAGCTTGATACAATTATGACCATTCTCATTAGAGAATGGTTTTTCGTTTGTCGTTATTTAAAGTTAACCATCATTATAACTAGAGGCTCTTTTCGTAAACTTAGTTGCTGTCGCTATTAAAAAATGAACAGTTTGGTGTTAAGAGAGCTCAAAGATTGTAAAAAGTAGAAAAGATGCCACGAAGTCTATAGGTTTGATACGTGCTTATCACTTAGAGCGATAAGCAATATTTAATACGAAGACAGCATTTACTAAGGCTCTTTTCGTAAACTTAGTTGCTAGCGCTATTAAAAAATGAACAGTTTGGTGTTAAGAGAGCTCAAAAATTGTAAAAAGTAGAAAAGATGCCACGAAGTCTAGAGGTATGATACGTGCTTATCACTTAGAGCGAAATGCAATATTTAATACGAAGACAGCATTTACTAAGGCTCTTTTCGTAAACTTAGTTGCTGTCGCTATTAAAAAATGAACAGTTTGGTGTTAAGAGAGCTCAAAGATTGTAAAAAGTAGAAAAGATGCCACGAAGTCTATAGGTTTGATACGTGCTTATAACTTATAAAGATAAGCAATAATCAATTCGAAAACACCGAAAACAAAAGTGCTACAAACGTTAGTATATTAGGATTTTTTATTGTTGCTGTTTGGACAGTAAGATGAGGTTTTATTTGAGTCTGAAATTTACCAAGAACGTTAACGTGTTTATATCTTAGTCCCTAAAATATCAATTGATGCGAAATTACTTGAAACTGTTATGTGAACAACCTTGTTTGGATATACGAAAATACATTTGTTAATATCCTCAAAGAAGTTATATTCTGTTTGCAGGATTGCTAATCTTTTGTCGGAAATTTAGTTTTGAAATGGCTTATGGGTGTGATTTGAACAAAAAATTAACAAATCCCTTGTCCCTCTTGACTTTTATGGAATATATAATCACCCAAGCTAATAAAATGTTACAAACCTGATAAAAGAGAGTGTTTGAGGTGAGGGGCTTGGGTTTTATGATAACGATATAATTTATTCAAACTTATTACTGTCATAACAAATTAGAGCATTTTAATCGTGAAAGAAAACGAGTCTCTTTTGACACTTCTCACATCCAATTTAGGGAGGGCGAGTGGTGTGCACGATTACATCAAAGAGCGTACTATCAAGATTGGTAAGTATATCGTGGAGACGAGAAAAACCGTTCGTGTAATAGCGAAAGAATTTGGCGTTTCCAAAAGTACTGTTCATAAGGATTTAACAGAAAGATTACCTGAGATTAATGCAGAACTTGCAAATGAAGTGAAGGAAATATTAGATTATCATAAATCAATACGACATCTACGTGGTGGAGAAGCAACAAAATTAAAATATAAGAAAGAAGGTGAACGAGAAGAAGAGACTGTCCGATAAAAAGAAAGAGGATGAATCATCAAAGGTAGAGTCCGGTTTTATAACCTGTAAAAATGATTAATAAAATCAGACTCATTTGAGTCATCCTCTTTTTGTGTATTTGACCAAACTTTTAAAATTCGACTATTTTTTTACATCATTGCCTTCTAGGCGGAAATTTGTGATAAAATATAAAATTAGAGAAAGTATCGGGAATTTTGCAAGGAGGCTTATAATAATGTTTGCTAGAGATATCGGAATCGACTTAGGAACAGCGAATGTACTCATTCACGTAAAAGGAAAAGGAATTATTTTGAACGAACCATCTGTTGTTGCAATTGACCGCCAATTAGAAAAAGTTTTAGCAGTTGGTGAAGAAGCAAGACGTATGGTAGGTCGAACACCTGGAAATATTTCAGCCATTCGCCCATTAAAAGATGGAGTAATTGCGAATTTTGAAATCACCGAAGCAATGCTTAAGCATTTTATTAATAAACTAGATGTAAAAGGTTTTCTTTCTAAGCCACGCATACTTATATGCTGTCCGACGAATATTACATCGGTCGAGCAAAAGGCGATAAGAGAAGCGGCGATGAAAAGCGGAGGAAAAAAAGTCATTTTAGAGGAAGAGCCGAAAATAGCTGCAATTGGTGCAGGGATGGATATTTTTCAACCGAGTGGAAATATGGTTGTTGATATTGGCGGTGGTACGACTGACGTCGCTGTTTTATCGATGGGTGAAATCGTAACATCTTCTTCGTTAAAAATGGCTGGGGACAAGCTTGATATGGAAATTCTTCAATACATAAAACGTGAATATAAATTATTAATAGGTGAGCGTACAGCAGAGGATATAAAGATAAGTGTAGGGACGGTTTTTCCAGGAGCACGTAATGAGGAAATAGACATTCGAGGTCGCGATATGGTATCGGGATTACCTCGTACTATTACGGTAAGATCAGAAGAAATAGAAAAGGCTTTACATGAATCTGTAGCACTTATTGTACAAGCTTCAAAAAGTGTACTAGAACGCACACCACCAGAATTATCAGCAGACATTATCGATCGTGGAGTGATTTTAACGGGTGGGGGAGCGTTATTACATGGAATCGATCAGCTTTTATCAGATGAATTAAAGGTTCCAGTTCTCATCGCAGAAAACCCGATGGAATGTGTGGCAATAGGTACTGGTATTATGCTTGAAAATCTGGACAAGCTTCCAGTACGTAATTATAGCTAAGCCGTTTTCGTATTAATTGTTGGTTATTGTACTAAGAAATACGCATGTTCACAACTAGAAGGATTTCTTACATAATATGGTGACCGCTGTATAATCACTTGTAGTAGTTTCAATCAACAATGTTTAAGGCAAGAGCCTATGGATAAGAAGATGATACATATCGATTCAAGGATGAGGTGATAACAATGTTACGTGGATTTTACACAGCAGCATCAGGAATGATTTCACAGCAGAGAAAAACGGATATGTTAACAAATAATATGGCAAATGCAAATACACCAGGTTATAAAGCAGAACAAGGGTCCTTACGAGCATTCCCAGAAATGCTATTGCAGCAACTTGGCACGTCTTCTATTCCTGGACAAGAGTTGAAGGAGCTTCCTTATGCAAAAACAATTGGTACGATTAACACAGGTGTCTATTTACAGGAAACCATACCAAACTTCACTCAAGGTTACTTGAGAGAAACGGGATTACATACTGATTTAGCGCTACTTGATGTAGCTGTACCAAATAATGAGGGACTATTTTTTACGGTGCAAAGCGCAAATGGTGACACTTTGTACACAAGAAATGGTAATTTCACTATTGATGGACAAGGGTATTTAACGACTAGTAGTGGTCATTATGTCCTTGATGAAAATAATGCACCAATACAAGTGGGCAGTGGTCAATTTACAGTTAACAGTGATGGGACAGTGCTAGAAAACAATGAGATTGTTGGTCGAATAAATATCGCCTATGCAACGGACACCAATACCCTCATTAAGGACGAGACGGGTATGTTAAGAACGGAAAACAACCAAGCTTTGCCAAGTGCAAATACGAACCAAGGGATCATATTTAAAATTGAGCAAGGTTTTATCGAAGGGTCAAATGTTGACACAACACAAACAATGACAGATTTAATGACTTCCTATCGCGCGTTTGAAGCAAATCAAAAAATATTACAAGCATATGATAAAAGTATGGATAAAGCAGTAAATGAAATTGGTAGATTACGTTAAAATTAATTAAACCGTGTTTCAAATAAGCATACATTTTATTTATTGCTGATTATTGGGAGGGAATATGTAGTGAATAGGTCAATTTTGGCAGCTGCAAATACGATGGGTCAATTACAACAGAAGCTTGACATGATTGGTCATAACCTTGCAAACGTTGATACGGTTGGCTACAAACGTCGTGAAGCAAGTTTTACTGAATTATTGTATCAAGAGTTTAATAATCAACCTAAGGATGATCAAGAGGTGGGTCGCTTAACACCAGATGGTATCAGACTGGGTACTGGGTCAAAATTAGGCCAAACAAGTATTGTTCTTTCTCAAGGGAGCCTTAAAGAAACTAACCGATCGCTTGATATTGCTTTTACTAAGGAAGGGCAATTTCTTCGCGTATCCGTAGAAGAAAATGGCAATGAAACAATAAATTATACGAGAAATGGTGCGCTCTATCTTTCACCTCTAAGTGAAGGGTCTAATGAATCAGTGCTAGTAACGAGTGATGGGTACCCTGTACTTGACAGCTTAGGTAATGCTATTAATATTGAAAATGATTTCCAAGACATATCTATTAACGAAAATGGTACAATGAACGTAACGAAGAATGATGGTGAAGAACAAGTTTACAATCTTTCTGTTGTTGAAATACATCGACCACAGCTATTACAGTCTATCGGCGATAATTTGCTTGGATTACCAAATCTCCAACAATTAAACTTAGGTGAAGATGAGGTATTAACATATTTAACAGACGGGCTTCAGGAAACAGTAAGTCTAAAACAAGGGGCTTTAGAGCAATCTAATGTTAACTTGTCAAAAGAAATGACAGATATGCTCACAACGCAACGAACGTACCAATTTAATGCAAAATCAATTTCTATCGCAGATCAAATGATGGGTCTCGTAAATGGAATTCGATAATAAAGATAGATCAATTAGTTCGGGAATAAGATGACCGAAAGCTTGAAGGAAATGCTAATCCTACGTT
Encoded here:
- the murA gene encoding UDP-N-acetylglucosamine 1-carboxyvinyltransferase, with amino-acid sequence MEKIIVRGGKRLSGTVKVEGAKNAVLPVIAASLLASEGKSIISDVPELSDVYTVNEVLRYLNADVTFNNNQIIVDASRELTIEAPFEYVRKMRASVLVMGSLLARNGQAKIALPGGCAIGSRPIDQHLKGFEAMGATVKVGNGYIDAKVDGKLQGAKIYLDFPSVGATENILMAATLAEGTTIIENCAKEPEIVDLANFLNKMGAKVRGAGTGTIRVEGVKTLYGTTHQVIPDRIEAGTFMVAAAITGGDVYVQGAVPEHLSSLIAKMEEMGVTITEEHDGIRVVGPQTLKAVDLKTMPHPGFPTDMQSQMMSLLLCAEGTSMITETVFENRFMHVEEFRRMNGNIKIEGRSVIINGRSDLQGAEVAATDLRAAAALILAGLAAKGHTRVTELKHLDRGYVSFHEKLTGLGADIERVTVQTDQFTAEYNQQAT
- a CDS encoding aldehyde dehydrogenase family protein yields the protein MIYSNPNNESALVNFKAQYQNFIGGEWVAPVKGQYLDVISPVTGKIFTAVPRSSSEDVELALDAAHAAKDAWGKTSVAERAVILNKVADRIEENLEMLAVAETWDNGKAVRETLNADLPLVIDHFRYFAGVIRAQEGGISELNEDTVAYHFHEPIGVVGQIIPWNFPLLMASWKIAPALAAGNTIVLKPAEQTPASICVLLELIQDILPKGVLNVVQGTGLEVGKPLATNPRIAKIAFTGSTAVGRSIMQYATENIIPVTLELGGKSPNIFFADVMDADDDYLDKTIEGFVLFALNQGEVCTCPSRALIHESIYDKFMERALERVKAIKVGNPLDTETMMGAQASQQQLDKILSYLEIGNKEGAELLIGGHQNKFEGDLKEGYYVEPTVFKGHNKMRIFQEEIFGPVLSVTTFKDFDEAIEIANDTLYGLGAGVWSRNGETAYRAGRAIEAGRVWTNTYHQYPAHAAFGGYKQSGIGRENHLMMLNHYQQTKNILVGYNKGSMGFF
- a CDS encoding DUF779 domain-containing protein, which encodes MEKVIATEPAKALIKQLQEQHGKLIFVHSEGCCDGTSPICMKSDDFYLGSRDIQVGEILGVPYYMHRSNFSYWEHLQIVIDVIDGIGNSFSLESIENKTFIIRASQTAT
- the spoIID gene encoding stage II sporulation protein D; this encodes MKQVKPLVILISVLFAMIIVIPSLLVFPFSAKEGGKLIEESKPESSPNLTTNTLNSEVEVAVYRSQAKTIEHVPLEEYVVGVLASEMPADFELEALKAQSLSARTYIVKKMIGGQAVGVPEGADVTDMVLHQVYKSKDELKKLWGVDYERKMEKFQEAVRSTAGQILTYDSTPIEASFFSTSNGYTENSEDYWENPFPYLTSVASPWDEASPKFHNQVTMTVAEFEQKLNIKLPSDGTVGKIIARTPGKRVDTVEISGKTFKGREVRDQLGLSSSDFTWVRKNDQIVISTKGYGHGVGMSQYGANGMAEEGKTYQEILTHYYKGTQISDATPYLTNFIVKN
- a CDS encoding M23 family metallopeptidase, whose translation is MREEKKFSKVKRFFKRRWVLPAIYIASAAIILTAILWYQNSKNVADSDQYDLDNVSLQSDYFVDDDSVPVTQSLESFMYPVTNVEEMEIQKQFYDADASDADQEAALLYYDNQYIPNKGIDIVTKDNSVFDVVASASGTVTRTSVDSTLGNVVEIDHGNGIVTVYQSLADIQVQENDMVEQGQVIAQSGRSLLNSEAENHVHFEIRKNDEAINPISLIGSPITSLLDEDENMDLEASEGKKEETLPEEEQEEAEEEVEEEEEEAPAEEKEKEEEAPAEEEKPGKEKEDKDS
- the spoIIID gene encoding sporulation transcriptional regulator SpoIIID → MHDYIKERTIKIGKYIVETRKTVRVIAKEFGVSKSTVHKDLTERLPEINAELANEVKEILDYHKSIRHLRGGEATKLKYKKEGEREEETVR
- a CDS encoding rod shape-determining protein gives rise to the protein MFARDIGIDLGTANVLIHVKGKGIILNEPSVVAIDRQLEKVLAVGEEARRMVGRTPGNISAIRPLKDGVIANFEITEAMLKHFINKLDVKGFLSKPRILICCPTNITSVEQKAIREAAMKSGGKKVILEEEPKIAAIGAGMDIFQPSGNMVVDIGGGTTDVAVLSMGEIVTSSSLKMAGDKLDMEILQYIKREYKLLIGERTAEDIKISVGTVFPGARNEEIDIRGRDMVSGLPRTITVRSEEIEKALHESVALIVQASKSVLERTPPELSADIIDRGVILTGGGALLHGIDQLLSDELKVPVLIAENPMECVAIGTGIMLENLDKLPVRNYS
- a CDS encoding flagellar hook-basal body protein, whose product is MLRGFYTAASGMISQQRKTDMLTNNMANANTPGYKAEQGSLRAFPEMLLQQLGTSSIPGQELKELPYAKTIGTINTGVYLQETIPNFTQGYLRETGLHTDLALLDVAVPNNEGLFFTVQSANGDTLYTRNGNFTIDGQGYLTTSSGHYVLDENNAPIQVGSGQFTVNSDGTVLENNEIVGRINIAYATDTNTLIKDETGMLRTENNQALPSANTNQGIIFKIEQGFIEGSNVDTTQTMTDLMTSYRAFEANQKILQAYDKSMDKAVNEIGRLR
- a CDS encoding flagellar hook-basal body protein; this encodes MNRSILAAANTMGQLQQKLDMIGHNLANVDTVGYKRREASFTELLYQEFNNQPKDDQEVGRLTPDGIRLGTGSKLGQTSIVLSQGSLKETNRSLDIAFTKEGQFLRVSVEENGNETINYTRNGALYLSPLSEGSNESVLVTSDGYPVLDSLGNAINIENDFQDISINENGTMNVTKNDGEEQVYNLSVVEIHRPQLLQSIGDNLLGLPNLQQLNLGEDEVLTYLTDGLQETVSLKQGALEQSNVNLSKEMTDMLTTQRTYQFNAKSISIADQMMGLVNGIR